Proteins co-encoded in one Chloroflexota bacterium genomic window:
- a CDS encoding trimethylamine methyltransferase → MQRRKTNYLVNATPTFEVLSQDEIEAIYNSALTVLYETGVRVYEPTGIELAYSGGAIIEDRTDDSALVKIPPWLVDKALATLPGKVVTRGPDRKYKMELYKDAITFGPGSDTPFTIDPYTGNRRRATYKDVKNFARLTQALPNLDFHMSLGIVQDTAVGTYDRWQYLAMLEGTTKPINITAVDLDGLKDQLEMAYIRVGGKDEWRKGPLFSLYIEPVSPLSHSEEVIQKLIFATDNEIPFVYTPCPLAGATAPTTLAGTAVQALTESLLGIVLSQLRKPGAPMIIGGLMSNMDMRTTVYCYGSPEMALLSAAYTQITKWLGVPMYETAGCSDSKMFDEQAAMEATMNIATAALVGGNMIHDVGYLEQGLTSSPDMMVASNEIISMVKRILKGIPVTDETKALNVIEEVGPGGHYLDHDHTYTRFKTEIWRPDIIDRQVWENWENNGSKTFRDRVHDRVIEILEAEEEPLLDEKMYKELRRVCELADERHKGEELDYNMFG, encoded by the coding sequence ATGCAAAGAAGGAAAACCAATTATCTCGTGAATGCCACTCCAACATTTGAGGTGCTCTCACAAGATGAGATCGAAGCAATCTACAATTCGGCACTAACGGTGCTGTATGAAACTGGCGTGCGCGTGTACGAACCAACGGGTATTGAACTGGCCTATTCCGGTGGTGCCATCATCGAAGACCGCACCGACGACAGCGCGCTGGTGAAAATTCCGCCGTGGCTGGTTGACAAAGCCCTGGCAACCCTGCCCGGCAAAGTTGTCACCCGCGGGCCAGATCGCAAATACAAGATGGAACTTTATAAGGATGCCATCACCTTTGGACCGGGTTCTGACACGCCCTTCACGATTGACCCCTACACTGGCAATCGCCGCCGCGCCACCTACAAGGATGTCAAGAATTTTGCCCGCCTGACTCAGGCGCTGCCAAATCTCGACTTCCACATGTCGCTGGGCATCGTGCAAGACACGGCGGTAGGCACCTATGACCGCTGGCAGTATCTGGCGATGCTCGAAGGCACCACCAAGCCCATCAATATCACGGCGGTTGACCTCGACGGGCTCAAAGACCAGCTCGAAATGGCCTATATCCGTGTGGGGGGCAAAGACGAATGGCGCAAAGGCCCGCTCTTCTCGCTGTATATCGAGCCGGTTTCACCGCTGAGCCACTCCGAAGAAGTTATTCAAAAACTGATCTTCGCCACTGATAACGAAATCCCCTTCGTTTACACCCCCTGCCCCCTGGCTGGCGCCACCGCTCCCACCACATTGGCCGGGACCGCCGTCCAGGCGCTCACCGAAAGCCTGTTGGGAATTGTCCTCAGCCAGTTGCGCAAACCGGGCGCGCCGATGATTATTGGCGGCCTGATGTCCAATATGGATATGCGCACCACAGTCTACTGCTACGGCTCGCCAGAAATGGCGTTGCTCAGCGCGGCCTATACCCAGATTACCAAATGGCTGGGCGTGCCGATGTACGAAACCGCGGGCTGCTCCGACTCGAAGATGTTCGACGAACAAGCCGCCATGGAAGCCACCATGAATATTGCCACCGCAGCTTTGGTTGGCGGCAATATGATCCACGATGTGGGCTACCTTGAGCAGGGGCTTACCAGTTCGCCCGATATGATGGTTGCCTCCAACGAGATTATCTCGATGGTCAAGCGCATCCTCAAGGGCATCCCTGTAACCGATGAGACCAAAGCCCTGAATGTGATTGAAGAAGTTGGCCCTGGTGGGCACTATCTCGACCACGACCACACCTACACCCGCTTTAAAACTGAAATCTGGCGCCCTGATATCATTGACCGCCAGGTGTGGGAAAATTGGGAGAACAACGGTAGCAAGACCTTCCGCGACCGGGTACATGACCGCGTTATCGAAATTTTAGAAGCCGAGGAAGAACCGCTCCTCGATGAAAAAATGTACAAAGAACTACGCCGCGTATGTGAATTGGCCGACGAACGCCATAAAGGCGAAGAACTCGACTACAATATGTTCGGTTAG